The Mesorhizobium loti DNA segment ATCGCCGCCACCATGTTCGGCGCCACCAGCCTCTATGGTTACACGACCAGGCGCGACCTGACGCAGTTCTCGTCGTTCCTGATCATGGGCCTGATCGGTGTGGTGATCGCCAGCATCGTCAACATCTTCCTCGGCTCGACCGCGTTGCAGTTCGCCATCTCTGTGATCGGCATCGCCGTCTTCATCGGCCTGACCGCCTGGGACACACAGACGATCAAGGAACAATATGCCGAGAATTTCGACGCGGAATCGCGCCAGAAGCTGGCCGTCTTCGGCGCCTTCTCGCTCTATCTGAACTTCATCAACATCTTCCAGCTGCTGCTGAACTTCACTGGCGAGCGGGAGTAACGACTGTCCGCTGTGGGCAAGGGCGGGATTCTCGCCCTTGATGCGGAGAGGTGGCCGGAGGAGAAATCCTCCGGCCACAATTCGTTTCGGCAAGACTGACTACGGCTTGAGTCCTCAAAAGCCTTTGCTAGTCTGCCCCGCGACAGCCTTCAAACCGCGAGGACACATGGAACAGGACAGTCAGACCCTCCATGGCGACGGCATTTCGGCTGTAATTGTCGGGCAGGGCGCCGAACTGGTTTCTCTTCAGGATGCGAACGGATTTGAGTTCCTGTGGCAGGCCGGGCCAGAGTGGCGGCGCCATTCGCCGGTGCTGTTCCCGATCGTCGGCCGGCTGAAGGGCGACCAACTGCGCCATCGCGGCCGGACCTATCCGATGACGCAGCACGGCTTCGCCCGCGACAAGCCGTTCACCTGGGCGGAGAGGGGGCCTCGGTCCTGCACGCTGGTCCTCACCGACGACGCCGACACACGCGCGCACTACCCCTTCGCCTTCCGCCTTGCCGTCACCTATACGCTGGACCGCCAGCAGCTTGGTGTGATCTTGGAGGTCGCCAACACCGGCGACGAGCCATTGCCGGCCTCGATTGGGGCACATCCTGCGTTCAACTGGCCGTTGCTGCCGGAATTGCCCAAGGAAGCCTATCGGCTGACCTTTGCCGAGGCCGAGCCGGCCCCGATCCGTCGCCTCAAGGACGGCCTGCTGTTGCCTGCGAGGCAGCCGACGTCGATCGAAGGCAAGACGCTTGCGCTGTCGGAACGGCTGTTCGATGAAGATGCCGTCATCCTGGATCGGCCCGCCAGCACCAGCGTGCGCTACGCCGCCGACCGTGGCCCGGCGATCGAAATGTCATGGCAGGGAACAAAGGAACTCGGCATCTGGTCCAAGCCCGGCGGCGCGCCGTTCCTGTGCATCGAACCCTGGCACGGTATTGCAAGCCCGGCCGATTTCGACGGCGAATTCAGCGACAAGCCCGGCGTGATGCTGATCGAACCAGGAGCGAAGCGTTCGCTGAGCTACTGGATCAGCCTGGAGCAGGGGACTCGACAGCCTCCCAGCAGGTAGGAAAGCCCGGCCGAGGCCGGGCAAAACCCTGGCAAGCATTGTCTATCCGGTGTGTTAGCTGCCGCCGAACTTGTAGCTCAACCTGGCCATCACCGCGTCTACCCTGGCCTTGGTCTCGTAGCTCTCGGGGTTGCTCCCAAGCGAGCCGTCATCGAACACATTGGGTCTTGTGCTCGTCTTGGAGCCGAGATCGACATGCGTGTAGTCGACACCAAGGCTCAGCCTGTCGGTGAGGGCATAGTCGATGCCAAGGCCCAACGCGTAGCCATTGTGCCATTCATTCTGTTCATAGGTGACCAGGGCATCATTGTCGCGCGCCTTGAACCCGACCTTGCCGCCGGCATAGCCGCCCTTCGCATAGATCAGGACGCGGTCGAACGCATAGCCGATCTTGCCGACCACCGTCGCATAGTGCTGGATCTTGCCGGTCTCGGTGTCGGAGTCTGGGAAGTATGGGCTGACGATCTCCTTGCGGATCCCCGTGGCAGTCCAGGTCGCTTCGCCGCCCAGGACGAATTGCTGCCACTGGTATTGGGCACCGACATGCACGCCGCCCGCTATATTCGCATTGCGGAAATCGAAACCCTCTGTTCCGGCGGGGACCAGGTCGGTGAAAAACCCGCCGTTCGGCTGTGTGACGTCCGTCGCGGTGATGTTGCCGTTGGCCACGCCGATATGCGCGCCGACATAAAAACCGCTCCAGTCATAGGCAGAGCCGGCGACTGGCGCGGCCATGTCTGCTGCTGACGCCGCGGTCGCGCTGAGCCCGGCCAGCGCAATGATTGCAAGAAGTCGTTTCACTGAATGCCTCCCGTCCCGTTGTCCAGTGAAGAGGAAAATACACGAATACAATAAAGAGGGTGTGATTATTACGTCGCACTGTCTCTGAAATCAGCAACTCGGGCGATGGTGCCGATCACATTGACGAGAAGGCGCGCGGCGGTCAGCGCCGACAGGCCGTCCATGTCGGCGGGTGGGTAGAGCTCGACAAGGTCGAATCCCGCGATCCTGGCGCGCTTGCCGAGGCCGGCGACCATGTCGATCGCCTGAGTGTAGGTAAGGCCGCCTGGCGTACGCGCCGCCACGCCGGGCATGATGCCGGGATCGAGGCTGTCACAGTCGAAGGTGACGACGACCCGTGCGCCTTCCGGAATATGCCGGAGTGCTGCTTCCACGCCTTGAGTATGAACCTCGCGCGCGGTCACGAAACGGCTGCCATAGTGCCGCGCCGCTTCGATTTCAGCGAGGCGCGCGCTGCCGACGCTGCGCAGGCCGACTTGCACCATGCCCGCGACATGCGGCATCTCGCTCGCCCTTCGCATCGGGCTCGAATAGCCGT contains these protein-coding regions:
- a CDS encoding Aldose 1-epimerase: MEQDSQTLHGDGISAVIVGQGAELVSLQDANGFEFLWQAGPEWRRHSPVLFPIVGRLKGDQLRHRGRTYPMTQHGFARDKPFTWAERGPRSCTLVLTDDADTRAHYPFAFRLAVTYTLDRQQLGVILEVANTGDEPLPASIGAHPAFNWPLLPELPKEAYRLTFAEAEPAPIRRLKDGLLLPARQPTSIEGKTLALSERLFDEDAVILDRPASTSVRYAADRGPAIEMSWQGTKELGIWSKPGGAPFLCIEPWHGIASPADFDGEFSDKPGVMLIEPGAKRSLSYWISLEQGTRQPPSR
- a CDS encoding outer membrane protein, whose protein sequence is MAAPVAGSAYDWSGFYVGAHIGVANGNITATDVTQPNGGFFTDLVPAGTEGFDFRNANIAGGVHVGAQYQWQQFVLGGEATWTATGIRKEIVSPYFPDSDTETGKIQHYATVVGKIGYAFDRVLIYAKGGYAGGKVGFKARDNDALVTYEQNEWHNGYALGLGIDYALTDRLSLGVDYTHVDLGSKTSTRPNVFDDGSLGSNPESYETKARVDAVMARLSYKFGGS
- a CDS encoding agmatinase translates to MTASPSFLGLRDRLADGRTPRAVIFGAGHGSTYPGKDSSGHALAADAIRAASQDDAPLVGHWDFDLGGPLFDDKPVCCVDVGDISTILHDNAENRTRIEAKTREILSLPAVPILLGGDDSVVIPFLAGFADHGPIWILQIDAHIDWRDEVHGERYGYSSPMRRASEMPHVAGMVQVGLRSVGSARLAEIEAARHYGSRFVTAREVHTQGVEAALRHIPEGARVVVTFDCDSLDPGIMPGVAARTPGGLTYTQAIDMVAGLGKRARIAGFDLVELYPPADMDGLSALTAARLLVNVIGTIARVADFRDSAT